A region from the Longimicrobiaceae bacterium genome encodes:
- a CDS encoding thiamine pyrophosphate-binding protein — translation MTAAKKTAARAASSAKRPVAPSADVASADAGAAPGDAGQWTVARYLATRLAELGVGHLFAVPGDYAGNFLSLIDKEGGEIGIRRVGTCNELEAGYSADAYARLRGVGAACVTFGVGTFSLLNALAGSYVEELAVVLVVGSPASQSRTTERREGVLFHHSTGTLTADEDSVRNVTVAREVVRDPLRAPEQIDRALSACLTWRRPVYVEVFANVWNLPCEAPRGRLEPGTLPTLQASLDAALDATLEHLWKAKRPVIWAGMEVQRFGLQELLLELVRETGFPFATDLLGKGLVPENTPGFVGCYDGASASRKTKRLVEKADWLLGLGTLVTDDFLGLVKSSYGTMSLAWNGSVRVGTAVWDCAPLRTFMEQLLVRLRERKYGAPAGAVKALAAAGAPEQALLASAGAETAMSVAAPKVKPADRQVTYDLFFQRMRKWVDDSMVLMADTTIALYSAAELPVNTRDGFIAQAAWNSIGYTTGACLGAGFADPSRRPVVFTGDGGFHMVAQALADVVRARHGTVVFIFDNALYGIEQAFVNVKFFTEGEPVEDFDLLHRWDYARLPEVFGGGWGATVNTMGELDSALKQAKANTDKLSIIALRIPQNDITKQMIEQVG, via the coding sequence GTGACCGCGGCGAAGAAGACCGCTGCCCGCGCCGCATCTTCCGCCAAGCGCCCCGTCGCCCCGTCCGCCGATGTGGCGTCGGCGGATGCGGGTGCGGCTCCGGGAGATGCGGGGCAGTGGACCGTTGCGCGATACCTCGCTACGCGGCTGGCGGAACTGGGCGTGGGGCACCTGTTCGCGGTGCCGGGCGACTACGCGGGCAACTTCCTGTCGCTGATCGACAAGGAGGGCGGGGAGATCGGCATCCGGCGCGTGGGCACGTGCAACGAGCTGGAGGCGGGCTACTCGGCCGACGCGTACGCGCGGCTGCGCGGCGTGGGCGCGGCGTGCGTGACGTTCGGCGTGGGCACGTTTAGCCTGCTCAACGCGCTGGCGGGCTCGTACGTGGAGGAGCTGGCGGTCGTGCTCGTGGTGGGCAGCCCGGCATCTCAATCCCGCACCACGGAGCGGCGCGAGGGCGTGCTCTTCCACCACTCCACCGGCACGCTTACGGCAGACGAGGACTCGGTGCGCAACGTGACCGTGGCGCGCGAGGTGGTGCGCGACCCGCTGCGCGCGCCCGAGCAGATCGACCGCGCCCTCAGCGCGTGCCTCACGTGGCGGCGGCCGGTGTACGTGGAGGTCTTCGCGAACGTGTGGAACCTGCCGTGCGAGGCGCCGCGCGGGCGGCTGGAGCCCGGCACGCTGCCCACGTTGCAGGCTTCGTTGGATGCGGCTCTGGACGCCACGCTGGAGCACCTGTGGAAGGCGAAGCGGCCGGTGATCTGGGCAGGCATGGAGGTGCAGCGCTTCGGGCTTCAGGAACTGCTATTGGAGCTGGTGCGCGAGACGGGCTTCCCCTTCGCGACCGACCTGCTGGGCAAGGGTCTGGTGCCGGAGAACACCCCGGGGTTCGTGGGCTGCTACGACGGCGCGTCGGCGAGCCGCAAGACGAAGCGGCTGGTGGAGAAGGCGGATTGGCTGCTGGGCCTGGGCACGCTGGTGACGGACGACTTCCTGGGGCTGGTGAAGAGCAGCTACGGCACGATGTCGCTGGCGTGGAACGGCTCGGTGCGCGTGGGCACGGCGGTGTGGGACTGCGCACCGCTGCGGACGTTCATGGAGCAGCTCCTGGTCCGCCTGCGCGAGCGGAAGTACGGCGCGCCCGCCGGGGCGGTGAAGGCGCTGGCCGCGGCGGGTGCACCGGAGCAGGCGCTGCTCGCCTCCGCAGGCGCGGAGACGGCGATGTCCGTCGCCGCGCCGAAGGTGAAGCCGGCGGACCGGCAGGTCACGTACGACCTCTTCTTCCAGCGCATGCGCAAGTGGGTGGACGACTCGATGGTGCTGATGGCGGACACGACCATCGCGCTGTACTCGGCCGCCGAGCTGCCGGTGAACACGCGCGACGGCTTCATCGCGCAGGCGGCGTGGAACTCCATCGGGTACACGACGGGCGCGTGCCTGGGCGCCGGGTTCGCGGACCCGTCGCGGCGGCCGGTCGTCTTCACCGGCGACGGGGGATTCCACATGGTCGCGCAGGCGCTGGCGGACGTGGTGCGCGCCAGGCACGGCACCGTGGTCTTCATCTTCGACAACGCGCTGTACGGAATCGAGCAGGCGTTCGTGAACGTGAAGTTCTTCACCGAAGGCGAGCCGGTGGAGGATTTCGACCTGCTGCACCGCTGGGATTACGCGCGCCTTCCAGAGGTGTTCGGCGGCGGGTGGGGCGCGACGGTGAACACCATGGGCGAGCTGGACTCGGCGCTCAAGCAAGCGAAGGCGAACACGGACAAGCTGTCCATCATCGCGCTCCGCATCCCACAGAACGACATCACCAAGCAGATGATCGAGCAGGTCGGCTGA